CAACGTCGAATACCGTTCCAGACAGTTCCTTCGGCACTTCCTGAGAAAGTGAGGCTATCCTCACACCCTGTTCGTATATGACCCCGCCCGCGTCAGGTGTTATCTCGCCGGTGATGATCTTCATGAGCGTGGACTTGCCTGCCCCGTTCCTTCCGACAAGACAGACCCGCTCATTGCCGCTTATCTGAAGCGTCACCCCGTCGAGCAGTTCCGGGCCGCCGAAAGAGAGTTTTACATCCTGTAGACTGACCAATGCCACATATCACCTCAAAGAGAAATATTTTGTAGGGTTTATTATAACGGAAACGAAGATTGGGAATTCAGAGGTTCACAACATGCACAGAACAGGATATGCAGGGATCGTAAGCGCGTATCAGCGTCTCAAGCTCAGGTATTATATCCGCCTTCTCTTTCAGGAGCGCCTCTGCCATTATGCCAAGCCCCCGCTCCATCTCCGCGAGATTAAGCGCTGTTGGCGTGACTATATCACCTGCTGTGACATAGCCATTACTGTCAAAGGTATAAGAGTGAAGCAACAGCCCTCTCGGCGCCTCGATAGCAGCGACTCCCTTACTTGCCTGCGGAATGACATCAACAAGTATTCCTCCATCTTCAGGAATGTTCATCTCTAATAATTTATTGATAATGGCTGTCACTTCCTCCAGAAAGATCACTATCTCAAGACCGCGCGCGAGGTTGTTCATATAAACCGACCTGTCTTTGGCCACTCCAAGCCTCTCAATGAGATCAGCTGTACGCCCTGTTGGAAGAGAAGGTAAATTCAGCATCCTCGCAAGCGGGCCGACCATGAAAGGTTCATTCTCAAGGAGCGTATGTTTCGTATATGAAGGAGGCAGTGATGATTCATTTATCCTCTGCCAGAATTCCTCAATTCCCGTCAGCTCTGTAGCGTTTATTAATACATCGCTTCCGGAATTACCTGCAAGTGAAACCCAATTCTTAACCTGCACAAGTGATGATGACTTCATTGGAGGGATCTGTTTGAGAAATTCAGCTACAGCCTCTATCAGAGGTTCGGCCTTATCTTTTATTGCCTTGAGATCTTCACGCGACGGCACAGCGCTCATGCCGCCGACTATTGGAATTATCTGGTGGATCGCGCGGCCGCCCACAGCCTGCTGTATCTCATTCCCAAGCCCCTTGATCTTAAACCCGAGAGAGACGGTCTCAGGCATATCTGTGGCTAATTCTACAAAAGAGTTCTTGCCATAATAGTCAGGCAGAGCGAGCATAAAGAGATGAAGCCCGTGGCTCTGAAGCGACTCGCCGTGAAGTAAAAGCTCTCTGAGGAGTTTTGCCTCTTCACGGACCTTTACTCCGAAGGCAGACTCTATCGCTATGACTGAGACCACCCTGTGGGATGCCGCGCATATTGAGCATATCCTTGAGACTATCGTCGGCACATCATTGAAGTGCCTGCCGACTATCAGCTTCTCAAACAATCTCGGCGGAGTGAGCACATCAAGCTTTATAGACTCGAGCTTTCGGCCTTTTACATTGATCTTTATGTTTGCGTGGCCTTCGATCCTGGCTATCAATTCTTCGCTCATAGCCCTCGCTCCAGAAAAAGGTCAAACCTCTTCTTTATCTCATCTTCACTCAAGCCCATCTCCCTGAATATCTCAATGAGTGATTCCTTGTTTGCATCATCATAAAAGCCGAAACATCCGTCGCACGGCCTGCCGAGAGAAGGCTGCCTCGCACCGCATCCTGCTTTAGTAACAGGGCCGAGACATGCCGAACTTCTGTATCTCAAAAGGCACTCATTGCCCTTCATCTTGCACTCCATGCAGACCGAGTATGCAGGCACCTCAGGCAGAACGCCTTTAAGCAGATACCCGAGGCAGTGGAGAAGATACTTCTTCTCGATTGGGCATCCGGGAATGGAGAAGTCCACAGTGACAATATCCTTCAGCGGCCTTGGGAAGGTTATATCAAAACCTGCACCTGATTCAGGATAGACATCAGTTAACCAGTTCCTTCTATCTTCAGGCCCGCGCGCTATCACACCGCCTGTGCAAGCGCATGTGCCTATTCCAACAAGCTGTTTAACCTTTTTGCGGAGGGCTTTGAGAAATTCCTCATCCTCCATAGATGTCACAGCCCCTTCAACAAAGGCTATATCAGGGTCTTTGCCTGTTGACGGCATTGCAACATTCAGATGCACAACCTCTACAAGGTCAAATAGTTTAAGAATATCCTCGCCGAGATTTGTTATCTCAAGTATGTCGCCTGAGCATGATGTAAGCGAATAAAAGCCTGCCTTTGGTTTTCCCATATGATTTGCCTAAAATATCTCCGGAAGATTTATCGCATCCCAATATGTAAATATCGGCCCGTCGATGCAGGTGTACTTATGCCCTATGACGCAATGCCCGCACTTGCCCTCTCCGCACTCCATCCTTCTCTCAAGAGACATATAAATTTTCCCCTTTGAACAGCCGAGGCTGAGAAGTTTTTCAAGAACATATTTATAAAAACCGGGCGGCCCGCAGACTGCGACAGAAGTATCCATGAGCGGCATACCTGTCATATCGATTAAATCTGTCACGGAACCCACATGCCCTTTCCATGATTCATTATCCTGCGCGCTGTCAACAGTGAGCAGGCATTTTATGTCTCTTCTTAAGACCAGTTCACGCATCTCTTCGTTAAAGAGCAGGCTTGCCGGATTCTTCGTACCATAGACAATAGCAACCTCTTTAAAAGCTTCTCTCCTCCACAGCACATAACGTATCAAAGACCTTAGCGGAGCTATGCCGAGGCCTCCTGCAACTATAAGCAGGTTGCCGCCTCTCATTTTATCTACCGGATATCCATTGCCAAAAGGCCCTCGGATACCAACCTTGCCATTCTCTTCAAGGCTGTACAGAGCGGTGGTGACCCTGCCAGCCTTTCTCACGCACAGGTCTATGAAACCCTTTTCATCAGGCCCAGAGGTAATCGATATCGGAGCTTCTCCAACACCGAATATGCTGAGCATTACAAACTGCCCCGGCTGAAAGTGAAATTTCTCCCGCATCTGCTCTTCTTTAAATATGAATCTGAAGAGGCTGTGATTATGATCAAGCGCCCTCTTCTCTTCAAGCCTCGCTATCACAGGTATAAGGCTCATTCGCGTATCCTCCTTACAACCTCGACCATGTCTATGCCTGCCGGACAGGTCTCGCTGCAGCGTCCGCATCCTGTGCATGAGGCCTTCCCGTGCATCTCGCCGAACCCTGTCTCTTTATGCAGATACCTGAACCTGAACCTCTCAGGCCTTGTGCCGCGGAAATTGTGCCCGCCTGTTACAAGCGCGTAATCCTTGCGCATGCAGGCATCCCATCTCCTTATCCTGCAGCTGTTTCCTGCGATAACATCAGGAGAGTCATAGACATCAAAGCACTGGCATGTCGGGCAGACCATTACGCAGCTTCCGCAGAAGAGGCATCTCTTGCTGTATTCTTCCCATATATCATTTTTATACTCAAGCGTGAGAAGGTCAGCGAGATTGGTCGTATCCATTATGCGCGTGAACATCGAGTCTCTTATCTGTATCCTTTCCTTGTATTCAAGAATCTCTTCTT
This region of Thermodesulfovibrionia bacterium genomic DNA includes:
- a CDS encoding Ni/Fe hydrogenase subunit alpha; translated protein: MSEELIARIEGHANIKINVKGRKLESIKLDVLTPPRLFEKLIVGRHFNDVPTIVSRICSICAASHRVVSVIAIESAFGVKVREEAKLLRELLLHGESLQSHGLHLFMLALPDYYGKNSFVELATDMPETVSLGFKIKGLGNEIQQAVGGRAIHQIIPIVGGMSAVPSREDLKAIKDKAEPLIEAVAEFLKQIPPMKSSSLVQVKNWVSLAGNSGSDVLINATELTGIEEFWQRINESSLPPSYTKHTLLENEPFMVGPLARMLNLPSLPTGRTADLIERLGVAKDRSVYMNNLARGLEIVIFLEEVTAIINKLLEMNIPEDGGILVDVIPQASKGVAAIEAPRGLLLHSYTFDSNGYVTAGDIVTPTALNLAEMERGLGIMAEALLKEKADIIPELETLIRAYDPCISCSVHVVNL
- a CDS encoding sulfhydrogenase 1 subunit delta, producing MGKPKAGFYSLTSCSGDILEITNLGEDILKLFDLVEVVHLNVAMPSTGKDPDIAFVEGAVTSMEDEEFLKALRKKVKQLVGIGTCACTGGVIARGPEDRRNWLTDVYPESGAGFDITFPRPLKDIVTVDFSIPGCPIEKKYLLHCLGYLLKGVLPEVPAYSVCMECKMKGNECLLRYRSSACLGPVTKAGCGARQPSLGRPCDGCFGFYDDANKESLIEIFREMGLSEDEIKKRFDLFLERGL
- a CDS encoding FAD/NAD(P)-binding protein, whose product is MSLIPVIARLEEKRALDHNHSLFRFIFKEEQMREKFHFQPGQFVMLSIFGVGEAPISITSGPDEKGFIDLCVRKAGRVTTALYSLEENGKVGIRGPFGNGYPVDKMRGGNLLIVAGGLGIAPLRSLIRYVLWRREAFKEVAIVYGTKNPASLLFNEEMRELVLRRDIKCLLTVDSAQDNESWKGHVGSVTDLIDMTGMPLMDTSVAVCGPPGFYKYVLEKLLSLGCSKGKIYMSLERRMECGEGKCGHCVIGHKYTCIDGPIFTYWDAINLPEIF